A genomic region of Streptosporangium lutulentum contains the following coding sequences:
- a CDS encoding SIR2 family NAD-dependent protein deacylase, with translation MSTQGRRRPAADAQVTEKESTMNAITVMTGAGISTESGIPDYRGAGGLWRADPDHQKLVTIDYYLADPDIRRRSWRFRRDSPAWGAEPNPAHLALVELEKAGKLDWLITQNVDGLHQKAGSDPGRVLELHGNMFGVVCTGCAARSTLREALDRIDAGDPDPACPDCGAILKTATVMFGEALSPRTTTRAIQAAERGGVFIAIGTSLQVQPAASLARIAVESGARLIIVNADPTPYDELATEVIRDPIGVAVPPLLARLAQE, from the coding sequence ATGAGCACCCAAGGCCGGCGGCGCCCGGCCGCCGATGCGCAGGTGACCGAGAAGGAGTCCACGATGAACGCGATCACCGTCATGACCGGCGCGGGCATCTCCACCGAGTCCGGCATCCCCGACTACCGCGGAGCCGGCGGCCTGTGGCGCGCCGATCCTGACCACCAGAAGCTCGTCACCATCGACTACTACCTGGCCGACCCGGACATCCGCCGCCGCTCCTGGCGGTTCCGCCGCGACAGCCCGGCCTGGGGCGCCGAACCCAACCCCGCCCACCTGGCGCTGGTCGAGCTGGAGAAGGCCGGCAAGCTCGACTGGCTCATCACCCAGAACGTCGACGGTCTCCATCAGAAAGCCGGATCCGATCCCGGCCGGGTGCTTGAACTGCACGGCAACATGTTCGGCGTCGTCTGCACCGGATGCGCCGCCCGATCGACCCTGCGAGAGGCCCTGGACCGGATCGACGCGGGCGACCCCGACCCCGCCTGCCCGGACTGCGGTGCGATCCTCAAGACCGCCACCGTCATGTTCGGCGAGGCGCTCTCCCCCAGGACCACGACCCGGGCGATCCAGGCAGCCGAGCGCGGTGGGGTGTTCATCGCGATCGGCACCTCGTTGCAGGTGCAGCCGGCGGCCTCGCTCGCCCGGATCGCGGTGGAGTCCGGCGCCCGTCTGATCATCGTCAACGCCGACCCCACTCCCTACGACGAACTGGCCACCGAGGTGATCCGCGACCCCATCGGCGTCGCCGTTCCCCCGCTCCTCGCCCGCCTCGCCCAGGAGTGA
- a CDS encoding UDP-glucose dehydrogenase family protein produces the protein MTVIGCGHLGATHAASMAEIGHEVVSVDIDESKIAILRSGRSWFHEPELDEMLARHVASGRLRFTTDFAEAGEFGEMHFLGVATPSMRGRDDYDLSQVFSAVRSLAPYLRRPCVIVGKSTVPVGTTEAAQALVRELAPAGDGVDVAWNPEFLREGHAVRDTLRPDRIVVGVTSTRVEERIREAYRPITDAGVPMLVTDPATCELVKGAANTFLSMKISFINAMSDVCEAAGADVTQLADALGLDPRIGRAFLDAGIGYGGGCLPKDTRAFAARARELGVDHAVDLLTAVDRINVSRRERVVEMTRKACGGDITGRRIGVWGAAFKVGTDDVRDSPALDVAARFHALGATVMIYDPMAVENARAIHPELGYADDALTAAAEADVLVTMTAWPEFRAIDPNAVAEVVNRRVMIDARNAVEVPDWHDADWTLHRLGC, from the coding sequence ATGACGGTGATCGGATGTGGCCATCTGGGCGCGACGCACGCGGCCTCGATGGCGGAGATCGGCCATGAAGTGGTCAGCGTGGACATCGACGAAAGCAAGATCGCCATCCTGCGGTCGGGACGGTCCTGGTTCCACGAACCGGAGCTGGACGAGATGCTCGCCCGGCACGTCGCCTCCGGACGGCTGCGGTTCACCACCGACTTCGCCGAGGCCGGTGAGTTCGGGGAGATGCACTTCCTCGGGGTCGCCACTCCGAGCATGCGCGGCCGGGACGACTACGACCTCTCGCAGGTGTTCTCCGCGGTGCGCTCCCTGGCCCCGTACCTGCGCCGGCCCTGCGTGATCGTCGGCAAGTCCACGGTGCCGGTCGGCACCACGGAGGCGGCCCAGGCGCTGGTCAGGGAACTGGCCCCGGCCGGGGACGGCGTCGACGTCGCCTGGAACCCCGAGTTCCTCCGGGAGGGTCACGCGGTGCGTGACACGCTGCGCCCGGACCGCATCGTCGTCGGAGTCACCTCCACGCGGGTGGAGGAGAGGATCCGCGAGGCGTATCGCCCGATCACCGACGCCGGGGTCCCGATGCTCGTCACCGATCCGGCCACGTGCGAGCTCGTCAAGGGGGCGGCGAACACCTTCCTGTCGATGAAGATCTCCTTCATCAACGCGATGTCCGACGTCTGCGAAGCCGCCGGCGCCGACGTCACCCAGCTCGCCGACGCCCTCGGCCTGGACCCGCGGATCGGCCGGGCGTTCCTGGACGCCGGCATCGGCTACGGCGGCGGCTGCCTGCCCAAGGACACCCGCGCGTTCGCCGCCCGCGCCCGCGAGCTCGGCGTGGACCACGCGGTGGATCTGCTGACCGCGGTGGATCGGATCAACGTCAGCCGCCGCGAACGGGTGGTGGAGATGACCCGGAAGGCGTGCGGCGGTGACATCACCGGCCGCCGTATCGGTGTGTGGGGGGCCGCCTTCAAGGTGGGCACCGACGACGTGCGCGACTCCCCGGCCCTCGACGTCGCGGCTCGGTTCCACGCGCTCGGGGCGACGGTCATGATCTACGACCCGATGGCGGTGGAGAACGCCCGCGCCATCCACCCGGAGCTCGGCTACGCCGACGACGCCCTGACCGCCGCCGCCGAGGCGGACGTCCTGGTGACCATGACCGCCTGGCCGGAGTTCCGGGCCATCGACCCCAACGCGGTGGCCGAGGTGGTGAACCGGCGAGTCATGATCGACGCCCGCAACGCCGTCGAGGTCCCCGACTGGCACGACGCCGACTGGACGCTGCACCGGCTTGGCTGCTGA
- a CDS encoding pyridoxamine 5'-phosphate oxidase family protein: MADSAGTASTEPVTELDARYSSDGATPTGWIQARDHLENAEVYWLSTVRPDGRPHVTPLLSVWLDGALYFCTGPDERKARNLAHNPHCVLTTGRNALGEGLDLVVEGEATRVSDHARLQLVADMYESKYGSDWHFDVRDGAFHGEGHEALVYEVSPSTAFGFGKGDEFSQTRWSF, from the coding sequence ATGGCAGACAGCGCGGGTACGGCGAGCACGGAACCGGTGACCGAGCTGGACGCCCGGTACAGCAGTGACGGCGCGACCCCGACGGGATGGATCCAGGCTCGCGACCACCTGGAGAACGCGGAGGTGTACTGGCTGTCGACGGTGCGTCCCGACGGACGCCCGCATGTCACCCCGCTGCTGTCGGTCTGGCTGGACGGCGCGCTGTACTTCTGCACGGGCCCGGACGAACGCAAGGCCAGGAACCTGGCGCACAACCCGCACTGCGTCCTGACCACCGGGCGCAACGCCCTCGGCGAGGGCCTCGACCTCGTGGTCGAAGGCGAGGCCACGAGGGTGAGCGACCACGCCCGGCTCCAGTTGGTGGCCGACATGTACGAGTCGAAGTACGGCAGCGACTGGCACTTCGACGTACGCGACGGCGCCTTCCACGGCGAGGGCCACGAGGCCCTGGTGTACGAGGTCTCCCCCTCGACCGCCTTCGGCTTCGGCAAGGGAGACGAGTTCAGCCAGACCCGCTGGAGCTTCTGA
- a CDS encoding acetylxylan esterase, with product MEITVPLFDLPLEELHAYLPEREEPADFDAFWSRTLAEAAEHDLAPTFTPYDIPLTAVEVYDTSFAGWGGDRVSAWFLVPRGAERPLPCVVKYIGYSGGRGFAHDHLTWPSAGYVTMVVDTRGQGAANLYQPGATSDPHTGTGPHAPGMMTRGILDPDTYYYRRVFTDAVRAVDVAAGHPAVDAEAIVVTGVSQGGGIAQAVAALRPGVRAAMIDVPFLTHFRRAVEITGRDPYQELVRFMSSQRGTPERVFHTLSYFDGLNFAARGQVPALYSAALMDTICPPSTVFGAYNHWQGPKEITVWPWNDHEGGGPFQVEEQLRYLHKLLADR from the coding sequence TTGGAGATCACTGTGCCCCTGTTCGACCTTCCCCTTGAGGAACTCCACGCCTACCTGCCCGAACGTGAGGAGCCGGCCGACTTCGACGCCTTCTGGTCCAGGACCCTGGCCGAGGCCGCCGAGCACGATCTCGCCCCCACGTTCACGCCCTACGACATTCCGCTCACGGCCGTCGAGGTCTACGACACCTCGTTCGCCGGCTGGGGCGGCGATCGGGTGAGCGCCTGGTTCCTGGTCCCGCGCGGTGCGGAGAGGCCGCTGCCGTGCGTGGTGAAGTACATCGGCTACAGCGGAGGCAGGGGCTTCGCGCACGACCACCTGACCTGGCCCTCCGCCGGCTACGTCACGATGGTGGTCGACACCCGCGGCCAGGGCGCGGCGAATCTGTACCAGCCGGGCGCCACCTCCGACCCGCACACCGGCACCGGGCCGCACGCGCCGGGGATGATGACCCGGGGCATCCTGGACCCCGACACCTACTACTACCGGCGGGTGTTCACCGACGCGGTGCGCGCCGTCGACGTGGCGGCGGGGCACCCCGCGGTCGACGCCGAGGCGATCGTGGTGACGGGCGTCAGCCAGGGTGGCGGCATCGCCCAGGCCGTCGCCGCGCTGCGGCCCGGTGTGCGGGCCGCGATGATCGACGTGCCGTTCCTCACCCACTTCCGCCGGGCCGTGGAGATCACCGGACGCGACCCCTACCAGGAACTCGTCCGCTTCATGTCCTCCCAGCGCGGCACGCCCGAGCGGGTGTTCCACACGCTGTCGTACTTCGACGGCCTCAACTTCGCCGCCCGCGGTCAGGTCCCCGCGCTGTACTCGGCGGCGCTGATGGACACCATCTGCCCGCCGTCCACGGTGTTCGGCGCCTACAACCACTGGCAGGGGCCGAAGGAGATCACCGTCTGGCCGTGGAACGACCACGAGGGCGGCGGCCCCTTCCAAGTGGAGGAGCAGCTGCGCTACCTGCACAAGCTCCTGGCCGACCGCTAA
- a CDS encoding purine-cytosine permease family protein — translation MVAKQVGQESGPSGGSDGRQLKIEVQGLDVIVDADRKGRPRQLFWPWFGANVSVLGLSYGSFALGFGISFWQALAAGVVGIVFSFLLCGFISVAGKRGSAPTMVLSRAAFGVRGNRLPSGISWILTVGWETVLTALATLATATVFERLGWGGGTSTKVGALIVVTALIVVGGVMGFDLIMRMQTVITVVTGVLTVVYIILVLDHISWEAVASVPSGSAQEFIGALVFMMTGFGLGWVNASADYSRYLPRRSSGAGVVGWTTFGASVAPIVLLVFGLLLAGSSAPLNEAIAGDPVGALTTILPTWFLIPFALVAVLGLVGGAVLDIYSSGLALLATGLRAPRYVAALIDGVLMIAGTVYIVFITDDFLGQFSGFLTTLGVPVAAWCGIMLADLLRRRRDYDEADLYRPAGRYGDVRLLPIAVIVVGTVLGWGLVVNTAASWLEWQGYLLEPLGLGGKSGAWAYANLGVLLALVVGFAATWALNRSSVRAQEAAPAGPGTTSARAGRP, via the coding sequence ATGGTCGCTAAGCAGGTCGGACAGGAAAGCGGCCCGTCCGGAGGATCGGACGGGCGACAGCTCAAGATCGAGGTGCAGGGGCTCGACGTGATCGTCGACGCCGATCGCAAAGGCCGTCCGCGGCAGTTGTTCTGGCCGTGGTTCGGCGCCAACGTCTCGGTCCTCGGGCTGAGCTACGGCTCCTTCGCCCTCGGCTTCGGGATCTCCTTCTGGCAGGCGCTCGCGGCCGGAGTCGTGGGGATCGTCTTCTCCTTCCTGCTGTGCGGATTCATCTCCGTGGCCGGCAAGCGGGGATCGGCGCCGACCATGGTGCTGAGCCGGGCGGCGTTCGGAGTGCGCGGCAACCGGCTGCCGTCCGGGATCTCGTGGATCCTGACGGTGGGCTGGGAGACGGTGCTCACCGCGCTGGCGACGCTGGCGACGGCGACGGTGTTCGAGCGGCTCGGCTGGGGAGGCGGCACCTCCACCAAGGTCGGCGCCCTGATCGTGGTGACCGCCCTGATCGTGGTCGGCGGCGTCATGGGATTCGACCTGATCATGCGGATGCAGACGGTCATCACGGTCGTGACCGGCGTGCTCACGGTGGTCTACATCATCCTGGTCCTCGACCACATCAGCTGGGAGGCCGTCGCCTCGGTCCCCTCGGGCTCGGCCCAGGAGTTCATCGGCGCCCTGGTCTTCATGATGACGGGCTTCGGCCTCGGCTGGGTCAACGCGTCCGCCGACTACTCCCGCTACCTGCCGAGGCGATCGTCGGGCGCGGGGGTGGTGGGCTGGACGACGTTCGGGGCGTCCGTCGCGCCGATCGTGCTGCTCGTCTTCGGCCTGCTGCTGGCCGGATCGTCGGCGCCGCTCAACGAGGCGATCGCGGGAGACCCGGTCGGGGCGCTGACGACCATCCTGCCCACCTGGTTCCTCATCCCCTTCGCCCTCGTCGCCGTCCTGGGCCTGGTCGGCGGCGCCGTGCTCGACATCTACTCCTCGGGCCTGGCGCTGCTGGCGACCGGCCTTCGGGCGCCGCGCTACGTCGCCGCCCTGATCGACGGCGTGCTCATGATCGCGGGAACCGTGTACATCGTCTTCATCACCGACGACTTCCTCGGCCAGTTCAGCGGGTTCCTGACCACCCTCGGCGTCCCGGTCGCCGCGTGGTGCGGCATCATGCTGGCCGACCTCCTGCGGCGCCGCCGCGACTACGACGAGGCCGACCTCTACCGCCCCGCCGGCCGCTACGGGGACGTCCGGCTCCTGCCCATCGCGGTCATCGTCGTCGGCACGGTCCTCGGATGGGGCCTGGTCGTCAACACGGCCGCGAGCTGGCTGGAGTGGCAGGGATACCTGCTCGAACCTCTCGGGCTCGGCGGCAAGTCGGGCGCCTGGGCCTACGCCAACCTGGGGGTGCTGCTCGCCCTCGTCGTCGGGTTCGCCGCCACCTGGGCGCTCAACCGCTCCAGCGTGCGCGCCCAGGAGGCGGCGCCTGCGGGGCCCGGGACGACCTCGGCGCGGGCGGGCCGGCCGTGA
- a CDS encoding cysteine hydrolase family protein, with amino-acid sequence MTPPYSPGVDPDDPRSAPWLAVIDMQKVFGEPGSRWFTPRFAETVGPIGELVAAFGPRVTFTRFIAPETPRGAWAKYYEQWPFALRPPESEIYRLVDEFAPGAGPTLDATTFGKWTPELAARVGDGGRLLLAGVSTDCCVLSTALAAADAGVEVQVVSDACAGVSDAAHLRALDVMRLYGPHIEVVTLAEVLSRYAGVPGADGLGADGLGADGLGADGLGADTDVPGRDAAARGAVDAATHPPSSAERTSS; translated from the coding sequence GTGACTCCTCCGTACTCACCGGGCGTCGATCCGGACGATCCGCGGAGCGCCCCCTGGCTGGCGGTCATCGACATGCAGAAGGTGTTCGGCGAGCCCGGCAGCCGGTGGTTCACCCCCCGGTTCGCCGAGACCGTCGGCCCGATCGGGGAACTGGTCGCCGCGTTCGGCCCCCGGGTCACCTTCACCCGCTTCATCGCCCCCGAGACGCCCCGCGGCGCCTGGGCGAAGTACTACGAGCAGTGGCCGTTCGCGCTGCGCCCCCCGGAGTCTGAGATCTACCGGCTGGTCGACGAGTTCGCCCCCGGCGCGGGCCCGACGCTGGACGCCACGACGTTCGGCAAGTGGACCCCGGAGCTGGCCGCCAGGGTCGGCGACGGCGGTCGGCTGCTCCTCGCGGGCGTGAGCACCGACTGCTGCGTGCTGTCCACCGCGCTCGCCGCCGCCGACGCCGGCGTCGAGGTCCAGGTCGTCTCCGACGCGTGCGCCGGCGTCAGCGACGCCGCTCATCTGCGGGCCCTGGACGTCATGCGGCTCTACGGCCCGCACATCGAGGTGGTCACCCTGGCCGAGGTCCTGAGCCGGTACGCCGGCGTCCCGGGCGCGGACGGCTTGGGCGCGGACGGCTTGGGCGCGGACGGCTTGGGCGCGGACGGCTTGGGCGCGGACACCGACGTCCCGGGCCGGGACGCGGCCGCTCGTGGCGCCGTCGACGCCGCCACCCACCCCCCGTCGTCCGCGGAAAGGACGAGCTCGTGA
- a CDS encoding GntR family transcriptional regulator produces MSHLVHLKHRRIAVALEKEIRSGQVERGARLPGELSLARRFGVSRNTVRTALAELSEAGLISTRTGKGSFVMFDGRPLDDRLGWAHALASQGVETRVRVLAVTAGRDDPLAARLNLGSPEVIVIERVREIAPRIVVSYERSRVPALEGLSELPGRGLAGDSLIEELRRAGLHASRGEQKVRGRRIDEREASLLGREAGEWFLNTERTSWTACGTFVEHVDSLLDPEHFQLMLTFDEGAS; encoded by the coding sequence GTGAGCCACCTCGTGCACCTCAAGCACCGCCGGATCGCCGTCGCGCTGGAGAAGGAGATCCGTTCCGGCCAGGTCGAACGCGGGGCCCGGCTGCCCGGCGAACTCTCCCTGGCCCGGCGCTTCGGGGTCAGCCGCAACACCGTCCGCACGGCGCTCGCCGAGCTCAGCGAGGCGGGCCTGATCTCCACGCGGACGGGCAAGGGGTCGTTCGTCATGTTCGACGGACGCCCGCTGGACGACCGGCTCGGATGGGCCCACGCGCTGGCCTCCCAGGGCGTCGAGACCCGGGTCCGGGTCCTCGCCGTCACCGCCGGGCGGGACGACCCCCTCGCCGCCCGCCTCAACCTGGGTTCGCCCGAGGTGATCGTCATCGAGCGCGTCCGCGAGATCGCCCCCCGGATCGTCGTCTCCTACGAGCGCAGTCGCGTTCCCGCCCTCGAAGGACTCAGCGAGCTGCCCGGCCGGGGGCTGGCAGGCGATTCGCTGATCGAGGAGCTCCGCCGCGCCGGGCTGCACGCCAGCCGGGGTGAGCAGAAGGTGCGCGGTCGCCGGATCGACGAGCGTGAGGCGTCCCTGCTCGGACGCGAGGCGGGCGAGTGGTTCCTGAACACCGAGCGGACGAGCTGGACGGCCTGCGGGACCTTCGTCGAGCACGTCGACAGCCTGCTCGACCCCGAGCACTTCCAGCTCATGCTCACCTTCGACGAAGGCGCCTCATGA
- a CDS encoding ADP-ribosylglycohydrolase family protein, producing MTDRQSRAAGALYGLAIGDALGMPTQMLSRPQIVARYGPLLDGFHAAPHDHPLAAGMPAGSITDDTEQAMLVAGLIIDGDGEADAAELARRLVAWEESMRARGSLDLLGPSTKHAVSEVLAGTDVNEAGRSGTTNGAAMRIAPVGIAVGSSDLGALVDRVVEASRLTHNTGVALAGAAAVAAAVSAGVDGATVPEAVRFAEAAARLAARRGHWVAAADVAERIGWATTLVAGLSAEEVCERVYTLVGTSLATQESVPAAFAALWACQDDPWRACLLAASLGGDCDTVAAMAGAVGGACHGVESFPAGARDTVTRVNDLRLDDTAARLLTLRAKTPRRGGTAAPLTTPQGG from the coding sequence ATGACCGACAGACAGTCGCGGGCCGCGGGTGCGCTCTACGGGCTCGCCATCGGGGACGCGCTCGGCATGCCGACGCAGATGCTGTCCCGCCCGCAGATCGTGGCACGGTACGGTCCCCTCCTCGACGGTTTCCATGCCGCGCCGCACGACCACCCGCTCGCGGCGGGAATGCCCGCAGGCTCGATCACCGACGACACCGAGCAGGCCATGCTGGTGGCCGGGCTCATCATCGACGGGGACGGCGAGGCCGACGCGGCCGAGCTGGCCAGGCGCCTCGTGGCCTGGGAGGAGTCCATGCGCGCTCGCGGATCGCTGGACCTCCTGGGCCCGTCCACCAAACACGCCGTCTCCGAGGTGCTCGCCGGGACCGACGTCAACGAGGCGGGCCGGTCCGGCACCACCAACGGGGCCGCGATGCGGATCGCCCCCGTCGGCATCGCCGTGGGCTCCTCCGACCTCGGCGCCCTCGTGGACCGGGTCGTCGAGGCGAGCCGGCTGACGCACAACACCGGGGTCGCGCTCGCGGGCGCGGCGGCCGTGGCCGCGGCCGTCAGCGCGGGGGTCGACGGGGCCACCGTCCCGGAGGCCGTCCGGTTCGCCGAGGCCGCCGCCCGGCTCGCGGCCAGGCGCGGGCACTGGGTCGCCGCCGCCGATGTGGCCGAGCGCATCGGGTGGGCGACCACCCTCGTCGCCGGGCTGTCCGCCGAGGAGGTCTGCGAGCGCGTCTACACGCTGGTGGGCACCAGCCTGGCCACCCAGGAGTCCGTCCCCGCCGCCTTCGCGGCCCTCTGGGCCTGCCAGGACGACCCGTGGCGGGCGTGTCTGCTCGCCGCCTCGCTCGGCGGAGACTGCGACACCGTCGCCGCGATGGCCGGCGCCGTCGGCGGCGCCTGCCACGGGGTGGAGTCCTTCCCCGCCGGCGCCCGCGACACCGTCACGCGCGTCAACGACCTGCGGCTGGACGACACCGCCGCCAGGCTGCTGACCCTGCGGGCGAAGACCCCTCGGCGCGGCGGGACCGCGGCGCCCCTCACGACGCCCCAGGGCGGGTAG
- a CDS encoding PfkB family carbohydrate kinase, with product MTPAPGRLLHLGNVVVDVVLDVPALPERGGDVLATRSDTTPGGGFNVMVAATRQGLPVVYAGAHGTGPFGDRARAAMLGAGIEVPQRPRTGLDTGFVVSLVDAEGERTFVTSPGAEATLTGADLDAIRPAPGDVVYLSGYGMLHPSNRRALTGWLPGVHDDIMVVFDPGPLVHLIPPDVTRLVASRADWWSCNAREAARTTGHDDPADAAAELARFTGRRGVLVRTGADGCLVALRDAAPVHVPGFAVHAVDTNGAGDAHTGVFVAAIAAGADPIDAARTANAAAALSVTSYGPATAPTAAELARFVADQPTGRGM from the coding sequence GTGACCCCCGCACCCGGCCGGCTGCTCCACCTGGGCAACGTCGTCGTCGACGTCGTCCTCGACGTTCCCGCGCTGCCGGAACGCGGCGGGGACGTGCTGGCCACCCGATCCGACACGACCCCCGGCGGCGGGTTCAACGTGATGGTCGCCGCCACGCGGCAGGGACTGCCGGTGGTCTACGCCGGCGCCCACGGCACCGGCCCCTTCGGGGACAGGGCCAGGGCCGCCATGCTCGGCGCCGGGATCGAGGTTCCGCAGCGGCCGAGGACCGGTCTCGACACCGGCTTCGTCGTCAGCCTGGTCGACGCCGAGGGCGAGCGCACCTTCGTGACCAGCCCCGGCGCCGAGGCCACCCTGACCGGCGCCGATCTCGACGCGATCCGTCCCGCCCCCGGTGACGTCGTCTACCTGTCGGGGTACGGCATGCTTCACCCGTCCAACCGGCGGGCCCTGACGGGCTGGCTGCCCGGCGTCCACGACGACATCATGGTCGTCTTCGATCCGGGCCCCCTGGTCCACCTCATCCCCCCGGACGTCACGCGCCTCGTCGCCTCCCGCGCCGACTGGTGGAGCTGCAACGCCAGGGAGGCGGCCAGGACCACCGGCCACGACGATCCGGCGGACGCGGCGGCCGAACTCGCCCGGTTCACCGGACGGCGCGGCGTCCTGGTCAGGACCGGAGCGGACGGATGCCTGGTCGCCCTCCGCGACGCCGCTCCCGTCCATGTGCCGGGGTTCGCCGTCCACGCGGTCGACACCAACGGGGCGGGTGACGCCCACACCGGGGTCTTCGTCGCCGCGATCGCCGCCGGTGCGGACCCGATCGACGCGGCCCGTACCGCGAACGCGGCCGCGGCGCTGTCGGTCACCTCCTACGGCCCCGCCACGGCGCCGACCGCGGCGGAGCTCGCGCGGTTCGTCGCCGATCAGCCCACCGGGAGGGGTATGTGA
- a CDS encoding acyltransferase family protein, protein MKLGQNPLNGVRVTQVSSAGQPPTTRHVWLDALRGIGATAVLLEHMTYRFLPDLRPAWFNLGIYGVLVFFLVSGYIIPASLERGGDVRAFWISRIFRLYPLYILTIFVVLLAAPIQPLRANTDPVSHVTMLMEVTGSWALIEPMWTLSYEMVFYLLVTALFVAGVHRRSGLFAVSFALLSVLAAFVMPARGLLGGPIVPLVVLVVVLAGLGCVLFGPRTARTAGAILLGVLAITLVAVGSRVPWQGAMILAVMFTGTVVHRWERGQGSGLWPILGVTFLICLTPFMKPMTINGPANLMTVVLAGGTFAIFMALRDRRLPYPLAWLGLISYSVYMLHIPLLRLFLFAFGEPRRFPEIVQLGLGLAAIAAIFGVSWLTYRFVELPTQRLGRRLAGRRLAGLRS, encoded by the coding sequence ATGAAATTGGGACAAAATCCCTTGAACGGGGTTAGGGTCACGCAGGTGTCTTCTGCCGGACAGCCCCCGACAACCCGTCATGTGTGGCTCGATGCCCTGAGGGGGATCGGTGCGACAGCCGTCCTCCTTGAGCACATGACCTACCGATTCCTGCCCGATCTCCGACCGGCCTGGTTCAATCTCGGAATTTACGGCGTTCTGGTGTTCTTCCTGGTCAGCGGCTATATCATCCCCGCCTCGCTGGAGCGCGGGGGTGACGTGCGGGCATTTTGGATCAGCAGAATATTCCGCCTGTATCCGCTTTATATCCTGACCATTTTTGTTGTGCTGCTGGCGGCCCCGATCCAGCCGTTGCGCGCGAACACCGACCCGGTGAGCCATGTCACGATGCTGATGGAGGTCACCGGTTCGTGGGCGCTCATCGAACCGATGTGGACACTTTCCTATGAAATGGTCTTCTATCTCCTGGTCACGGCGCTTTTCGTGGCCGGTGTGCACCGGCGCAGCGGCCTGTTCGCCGTCTCGTTCGCGCTGCTGTCGGTACTGGCGGCCTTCGTCATGCCGGCACGGGGCCTGCTCGGCGGGCCGATCGTGCCGCTCGTCGTTCTGGTGGTCGTCCTGGCCGGCCTGGGCTGCGTGCTGTTCGGACCCAGGACGGCGCGGACGGCGGGAGCGATCCTCCTCGGCGTGCTCGCGATCACCCTCGTCGCCGTCGGCAGTCGCGTGCCCTGGCAGGGGGCGATGATCCTGGCGGTCATGTTCACCGGCACGGTCGTCCACCGATGGGAGCGTGGTCAGGGCTCGGGGCTCTGGCCGATCCTGGGCGTCACCTTCCTGATCTGCCTGACGCCCTTCATGAAGCCGATGACGATCAACGGCCCCGCCAACCTGATGACCGTCGTGCTGGCGGGGGGCACGTTCGCGATCTTCATGGCGCTGCGCGACCGGCGCCTGCCGTACCCGCTGGCCTGGCTGGGGCTGATCAGTTATTCGGTGTACATGCTGCACATACCGCTGCTGCGGCTTTTCCTCTTCGCGTTCGGCGAACCACGAAGGTTCCCGGAGATCGTCCAGCTCGGCCTGGGCCTCGCCGCCATCGCCGCCATCTTCGGGGTGAGCTGGCTGACGTACCGGTTCGTCGAGCTGCCCACGCAGCGACTCGGCCGGCGTCTGGCCGGCAGGCGTCTCGCCGGCCTTCGGAGTTGA
- a CDS encoding RidA family protein, whose translation MTERRAIVSGSTFEEEIGYARAVVDGDWVHVSGTTGFDYTTMTISDDIVEQAEQCLRNIESALTEAGCSFADVVRVRYLLPDREDFPPCWPTLRRCFGEIRPAATMLVCGLSDPRMKLEIEVYARRPQEPGPVSTTA comes from the coding sequence ATGACAGAGCGACGCGCGATCGTCAGTGGTTCCACCTTCGAAGAGGAGATCGGCTACGCGCGGGCGGTGGTCGACGGCGACTGGGTGCACGTGTCCGGGACGACCGGGTTCGACTACACGACCATGACCATCTCCGACGACATCGTCGAGCAGGCCGAGCAGTGCCTGCGCAACATCGAATCGGCACTGACCGAGGCGGGCTGCTCGTTCGCCGACGTCGTCCGGGTCAGATACCTGCTGCCCGACCGTGAGGACTTCCCACCGTGCTGGCCCACCCTGCGCCGCTGTTTCGGCGAGATCCGCCCAGCCGCGACCATGCTCGTGTGCGGCCTGTCCGATCCCCGCATGAAGCTGGAGATCGAGGTGTACGCACGGCGGCCCCAGGAACCGGGACCGGTGTCCACCACTGCTTGA